Proteins encoded together in one Camarhynchus parvulus chromosome 12, STF_HiC, whole genome shotgun sequence window:
- the DUSP7 gene encoding dual specificity protein phosphatase 7, with the protein MKTQVWGSSPRAPMAAAMPCKSAEWLQEELESGGGRSLLLLDCRPHELFESSHIETAINLAIPGLMLRRLKKGNLPIRSIIPNHEDKERFVKRCKADTVLLYDEATADWQDSGAATSVLGLLLQKLRDDGCKAYYLKGGFNKFQTEYSEHCETNLDSSSPSNSPPASVLGLGGLRISSDCSDGESDREPSSATESDGSPIPNNQPAFPVQILPYLYLGCAKDSTNLDVLGKYGIKYILNVTPNLPNMFEHDGEFKYKQIPISDHWSQNLSQFFPEAIAFIDEARSKKCGILVHCLAGISRSVTVTVAYLMQKLNLSLNDAYDFVKRKKSNISPNFNFMGQLLDFERTLGLNSPCDNRSPSEQLYFTTPTNHNLFQLNTLEST; encoded by the exons ATGAAAACGCAGGTCTGGGGGAGCTCCCCGCGGGCGCCCATGGCTGCGGCGATGCCGTGCAAGAGCGCggagtggctgcaggaggagctggagtcGGGCGGCGGCcgctcactgctgctgctcgACTGCCGCCCCCACGAGCTGTTCGAGAGCTCGCACATCGAGACGGCCATCAACCTGGCCATCCCCGGGCTCATGCTGCGCCGCCTCAAGAAGGGCAACTTGCCCATCCGCTCCATCATCCCCAACCACGAGGATAAGGAGCGCTTCGTTAAGCGCTGCAAGGCCGACACGGTGCTGCTCTACGACGAGGCCACCGCCGACTGGCAGGACAGCGGTGCCGCCACCTCCGTTCTGGGGCTCCTGCTCCAGAAGCTGCGCGATGACGGCTGCAAAGCCTATTACCTGAAAG gTGGCTTTAACAAGTTTCAGACTGAATATTCTGAGCACTGCGAGACAAACCTTGACAGCTCCTCACCCAGCAACTCTCCCCCAGCATCAGTCCTTGGCCTGGGAGGGCTGCGGATCAGTTCCGACTGCTCGGATGGTGAATCCGAcagggagcccagcagtgccacggAGTCGGACGGGAGCCCCATCCCGAACAATCAGCCTGCCTTTCCAGTCCAGATCCTACCTTACCTGTATCTGGGCTGTGCCAAAGATTCCACCAACCTGGACGTCCTGGGCAAATACGGCATTAAGTACATCCTGAATGTGACTCCTAACCTGCCAAACATGTTTGAGCATGACGGAGAGTTCAAGTACAAGCAGATCCCCATCTCAGATCACTGGAGCCAGAACCTCTCGCAGTTCTTTCCCGAGGCCATTGCTTTCATTG ATGAGGCCCGTTCCAAGAAGTGTGGGATCCTTGTTCACTGCCTCGCTGGCATCAGCCGGTCCGTAACAGTCACTGTCGCCTACTTGATGCAAAAACTCAACTTGTCCCTGAACGATGCCTATGActttgtgaaaaggaaaaaatccaacattTCCCCAAACTTTAACTTCATGGGCCAACTCCTGGACTTTGAGAGGACTCTGGGACTCAACAGCCCCTGTGACAACCGCTCGCCCAGTGAACAGCTCTACTTCACCACCCCCACCAACCACAACCTGTTCCAGCTGAACACTCTGGAGTCCACATGA